The following proteins come from a genomic window of Pyxidicoccus sp. MSG2:
- a CDS encoding acyltransferase family protein: protein MSANLARPDAAAAHAPRLQGHLPVLDGVRGLAVLLVVFFHTTHLSDQSAVGRATWWLAGAGWTGVDLFFVLSGFLITGILWEAKGQPYFFRNFYMRRFLRIFPLYYLALAVSFLVLPSLAGRLNLDQRITTEGATWYLLYLSNFYQLWVDTTHPILGVVWSLAIEEQFYIVWPFLIAAVSYRGAIRLCLGTIAMAMLVRVGLTLSGASVESTYVVTFCRVDSLAVGALLSLALRHPEGVGLKAFPWMRYAVWAAVPVVLTLVVLPVGPAFHTVNRTVGYTAIAVLFGAVVHRAVAVAPGHPLNRFFSSKLLRTYGKYSYAIYLIHSPLDAILRRTSFLRTPLKPVLGSDFPMQVVFYVVAAGLSLGIALVSWNLFEKHLLKLKDRFPYGERPKAAEPAPLAGGSSGATR from the coding sequence ATGTCCGCCAACCTCGCCCGCCCGGATGCCGCGGCGGCGCACGCTCCGCGCCTGCAGGGCCACCTGCCGGTGCTCGACGGTGTGCGAGGCCTCGCCGTCCTCCTGGTGGTCTTCTTCCACACCACCCACCTGAGCGACCAGAGTGCCGTGGGCCGCGCGACGTGGTGGCTGGCTGGCGCTGGCTGGACGGGCGTGGACCTCTTCTTCGTCCTCTCCGGCTTCCTCATCACCGGAATCCTCTGGGAGGCGAAGGGCCAGCCGTACTTCTTCCGCAACTTCTACATGCGCCGCTTCCTGCGCATCTTCCCGCTCTACTACCTGGCCCTCGCCGTCTCCTTCCTGGTGCTGCCGTCGCTCGCCGGACGCCTCAACCTGGACCAGCGCATCACCACCGAGGGGGCGACGTGGTACCTGCTCTACCTCTCCAACTTCTACCAACTGTGGGTGGACACCACGCACCCCATCCTCGGCGTGGTGTGGTCGCTGGCGATTGAAGAGCAGTTCTACATCGTCTGGCCCTTCCTCATCGCCGCGGTGTCCTATCGCGGCGCCATCCGCCTGTGTCTCGGCACCATCGCCATGGCCATGCTCGTGCGCGTGGGGCTCACCCTCTCCGGTGCCAGCGTCGAGAGCACCTACGTGGTGACGTTCTGCCGCGTGGACTCGCTGGCCGTCGGCGCGCTCCTGTCCCTGGCGCTGCGCCACCCGGAGGGTGTGGGGCTGAAGGCGTTCCCCTGGATGCGCTACGCGGTGTGGGCCGCGGTGCCGGTGGTGCTCACCCTCGTGGTGCTGCCCGTCGGCCCGGCCTTCCACACGGTGAACCGCACCGTCGGCTACACCGCCATCGCCGTCCTCTTCGGGGCCGTGGTCCACCGGGCCGTGGCCGTCGCGCCGGGCCACCCGCTCAACCGCTTCTTCTCCTCGAAGCTGCTGCGCACCTACGGCAAGTACAGCTACGCCATCTACCTCATCCACTCGCCGCTGGACGCCATCCTCCGGAGGACGTCCTTCCTGCGCACGCCGCTCAAGCCGGTGCTCGGTTCCGACTTCCCCATGCAGGTGGTCTTCTACGTCGTGGCCGCCGGCCTCTCCCTGGGCATCGCGCTGGTGAGCTGGAACCTCTTCGAGAAGCACCTGCTCAAGCTCAAGGACCGCTTCCCCTACGGCGAGCGCCCCAAGGCCGCCGAGCCCGCGCCGCTCGCGGGTGGCTCTTCGGGCGCCACCCGCTGA
- a CDS encoding anti-sigma factor family protein, protein MSACREGELDALLAGELSPEDAARVDAHVDTCPACRHALTWLRLERGWMAQRARRTPARPALSFSALEARLARPAIPPWVPLPGNWANWGKMMMAAAATVAFVGLSLMQGGPALLGDEPRGRDVRMLGEACEDPSGEAVAALEAALGACLVASPVISSR, encoded by the coding sequence ATGAGCGCATGCCGTGAAGGAGAGCTGGACGCGCTGCTGGCCGGAGAGCTGTCCCCCGAGGACGCCGCGCGCGTGGACGCCCACGTGGACACCTGCCCCGCGTGCCGGCATGCCCTGACGTGGCTGCGCCTGGAGCGCGGATGGATGGCACAGCGCGCGCGCCGCACACCCGCGCGCCCCGCGCTGAGCTTCTCCGCGCTGGAGGCCCGCCTCGCGCGGCCCGCCATTCCGCCCTGGGTGCCCCTGCCGGGCAACTGGGCCAACTGGGGGAAGATGATGATGGCCGCCGCCGCCACGGTGGCCTTCGTGGGCCTCAGCCTGATGCAGGGCGGGCCCGCGCTCCTCGGCGACGAGCCCCGCGGCCGCGACGTGCGCATGCTGGGTGAGGCGTGTGAGGACCCGTCGGGAGAGGCCGTGGCCGCGCTCGAGGCCGCCCTGGGCGCGTGCCTCGTGGCCTCGCCCGTCATCTCCTCCCGCTGA
- a CDS encoding ATP-binding protein, which produces MAGDDAAGTQDYRLELLGEARLRSGEGLIPLERRTAGVLAWLALEGPHPKYRLAGLLWAESSETTARNNMRQLLRRLRLACGAELVQGADVLSLCERVVADASELQAHVLAGRHAQALQLDGVLLGALEYEDCTEFQAWLEGARERLDKLRRRAAALESDASERRGDLSGALLLAERLLGMDPYSEEAWRRLMRLHYVAGDRMAALNAFERCRRLLREELDTTPLPETVALAREIERGPTAAKPGPPPKPKLPLSVLRPPVLVGREREWARMEAAWEAGQTIFLAGEPGVGKTRLAHDFAASRGTHFMLEARPGEQNVPYASHVRLMRQLLARVPDPKLEPWVRRELARLLPDLAGHEGPPPPMADEADRSRFLEAHCQLIYELCSGVDALVADDLQFMDSATAEFAVLMLSRRHPPGPGGRFPRFIDTYRSDELSPGAVACVQQLVVAGLAVVIELEPLGADAVGALLGSLDLPGAERLTRDVTRHTGGNPLFITETLKDLLETGGLERGWPEHVTPSVRLRQLIQQRLERLSPPALQVARLAALARTDFGLELASEVLEMPALSLATHVAELEAAQIFRGERFTHDLLFEVVRQGVPRSLEALLHRRLAAALEVRQAAPAVVAQHWMEGNEPRRAAPFLVAAANAEAAALRHLEAAVLYHRAAALLEETGHAEEAARVRARARGIPSA; this is translated from the coding sequence ATGGCAGGAGACGACGCGGCAGGCACGCAGGACTACCGCCTGGAGCTGCTGGGCGAAGCCCGGCTTCGGAGCGGAGAGGGACTCATTCCCCTGGAGCGGCGCACGGCCGGAGTGCTGGCGTGGCTCGCGCTCGAAGGGCCGCACCCCAAGTATCGGCTCGCGGGCCTGCTGTGGGCCGAGTCCAGCGAGACGACGGCGCGAAACAACATGCGACAGCTGCTGCGCCGGCTGCGGCTCGCGTGCGGCGCGGAATTGGTCCAGGGCGCGGACGTGCTCTCCCTCTGCGAGCGCGTCGTCGCGGACGCGTCGGAGCTGCAGGCGCACGTGCTCGCGGGGCGTCACGCCCAGGCCCTGCAACTGGATGGCGTGCTGCTGGGCGCGCTGGAGTACGAGGACTGCACCGAGTTCCAGGCGTGGCTGGAGGGCGCGCGGGAGCGGCTGGACAAGCTGCGCCGCCGGGCCGCGGCGCTGGAGTCCGACGCGTCCGAGCGCCGGGGGGATTTGTCCGGAGCGCTCCTGCTCGCGGAGCGGCTGCTGGGCATGGACCCGTACTCGGAAGAGGCGTGGCGCCGGCTGATGCGGCTGCACTACGTGGCCGGAGACAGGATGGCCGCGCTCAACGCCTTCGAGCGCTGCCGCCGCCTGCTGCGCGAGGAGCTGGACACCACGCCGCTGCCGGAGACGGTGGCACTGGCGCGCGAAATCGAGCGCGGCCCGACGGCCGCGAAGCCCGGCCCGCCGCCGAAGCCGAAACTGCCACTGTCCGTGCTGCGCCCGCCGGTGCTGGTGGGACGCGAGCGCGAGTGGGCACGCATGGAGGCGGCGTGGGAGGCGGGGCAGACCATCTTCCTCGCCGGCGAGCCCGGCGTGGGCAAGACGCGCCTGGCGCATGACTTCGCCGCGTCGCGCGGCACGCACTTCATGCTGGAGGCGCGACCCGGCGAGCAGAACGTGCCGTACGCGTCCCACGTGAGGCTGATGCGGCAGCTCTTGGCCCGGGTGCCGGACCCGAAGCTGGAGCCCTGGGTGCGGCGCGAGCTGGCGCGGCTGTTACCGGACCTGGCCGGTCATGAGGGGCCACCCCCGCCCATGGCGGACGAGGCAGACCGCAGCCGCTTCCTCGAAGCGCACTGCCAGCTCATCTACGAGCTGTGCTCCGGCGTGGACGCGCTCGTCGCGGATGACTTGCAGTTCATGGACTCCGCCACCGCCGAGTTCGCGGTGCTGATGCTGTCGCGCCGCCATCCGCCCGGGCCGGGAGGCCGCTTCCCGCGCTTCATCGACACCTACCGCAGCGACGAGCTGTCCCCCGGGGCCGTCGCCTGCGTGCAGCAACTGGTGGTGGCGGGACTGGCCGTCGTCATCGAGCTGGAGCCACTGGGCGCGGACGCGGTGGGCGCGCTGCTGGGCAGCCTGGATTTGCCCGGCGCCGAGCGACTCACACGAGACGTGACGCGGCACACCGGCGGCAACCCGCTCTTCATCACCGAGACGCTCAAGGATTTGCTGGAGACGGGTGGGCTGGAGCGCGGTTGGCCCGAGCACGTCACGCCCTCCGTCCGACTGCGGCAGCTCATCCAGCAGCGCCTGGAGCGGCTGTCCCCACCGGCGCTCCAGGTGGCGCGGCTGGCGGCGCTGGCGCGCACGGACTTCGGGCTGGAGCTGGCCAGCGAGGTGCTGGAGATGCCGGCGCTCTCGCTCGCCACGCACGTGGCGGAGCTGGAGGCGGCGCAAATCTTCCGGGGTGAGCGCTTCACCCACGACTTGCTCTTCGAGGTGGTGCGCCAGGGCGTGCCGCGCTCGCTGGAGGCCCTGCTCCACCGGAGGCTCGCGGCTGCGCTGGAAGTGCGCCAGGCCGCGCCGGCGGTGGTGGCGCAACACTGGATGGAAGGCAACGAGCCGCGCCGGGCCGCGCCCTTCCTGGTGGCCGCCGCCAACGCGGAGGCCGCGGCCCTGCGCCACCTGGAGGCGGCCGTGCTGTACCACCGCGCGGCCGCGCTCCTGGAGGAGACGGGCCATGCAGAGGAGGCCGCGCGCGTCAGGGCCCGGGCCCGGGGCATCCCCAGCGCCTGA
- a CDS encoding M56 and MltD domain-containing protein, which translates to MSAVLRELASLYLAVALLLPVALLLSRVALAVLARLGAPLSARQSLGVGRGALLLALVLPLVATVAHAVSPAGPLFDFERSVARHAGRLPGPAWDAPPPRPVASPRESLPTSFPVLPAATLVIVIGASVFTARALIRHQRLLRKLESWPHVRGVGRVRVVLGEEGTPAFSAWFPRLGGGPSAWVVVPPAVLGDAESLRLTVLHELQHHRQRDTHLAFARLVLTGAFFWHPAAHMLSRWLVSLQELACDEALVAGGRAQAHAYARCLLQAALTLPGAPPLPAGATGMSHPTARRIEMLFQPRPLRTHGAAALLSALFLVLLPLATLAQGAARGRTVTLAEAKALAESSQPAGDLPVVVDAKVVEQLNRLIGTEKGRAFMKRALANLGTHREALLTGLRARNLPEGLLAVAVVESAVTNMSETDGRPSLAPGMRGAGVWMFIPETARRYGLEVSATKDERLDVTRETQAAAALLSDLHAQYSDWRLALAAYNQGDKKVAEALAQGGSRDVSALMASGRLNDYTATVQAGLLIVRNPHLLD; encoded by the coding sequence ATGAGCGCCGTCCTCCGGGAGCTCGCCTCCCTCTATCTGGCCGTGGCGCTGCTGCTGCCGGTGGCACTGCTGCTCTCGCGGGTGGCGCTGGCCGTCCTCGCGCGGCTGGGGGCGCCGCTGTCCGCGCGGCAGTCCCTGGGCGTGGGGCGGGGCGCGCTGCTGCTGGCGCTCGTCCTGCCGCTCGTGGCGACGGTGGCGCACGCGGTGTCCCCGGCCGGGCCCCTCTTCGACTTCGAGCGCTCGGTGGCGCGGCACGCGGGACGCCTGCCCGGACCCGCCTGGGATGCACCCCCGCCCCGGCCCGTCGCGAGCCCTCGCGAGTCCTTGCCCACGTCCTTTCCCGTGTTGCCCGCCGCCACGCTCGTGATTGTCATTGGCGCGTCTGTCTTTACCGCCCGGGCCCTGATTCGTCACCAGCGCCTGCTGCGGAAGCTGGAGTCCTGGCCCCACGTGCGCGGCGTGGGCCGCGTCCGCGTGGTGCTGGGCGAGGAGGGCACGCCCGCCTTCTCCGCGTGGTTCCCGCGCCTGGGCGGCGGGCCTTCCGCATGGGTGGTGGTGCCTCCTGCCGTGCTCGGTGACGCGGAGTCGCTGCGCCTCACGGTGCTGCACGAATTGCAGCACCACCGCCAGCGCGACACGCATCTGGCCTTCGCGCGCCTGGTCCTCACTGGCGCCTTCTTCTGGCATCCCGCCGCGCACATGTTGTCGCGCTGGCTCGTCTCGCTGCAGGAACTGGCGTGTGACGAGGCGCTGGTGGCGGGCGGCCGGGCCCAGGCGCACGCGTATGCCCGCTGTCTGCTTCAAGCGGCGCTCACCCTTCCGGGAGCGCCGCCGCTTCCCGCCGGAGCCACCGGCATGTCCCATCCCACCGCGAGGAGAATCGAAATGCTGTTCCAACCCCGTCCCCTGCGCACCCACGGCGCCGCGGCGCTGCTATCCGCGCTCTTCCTGGTCCTCCTTCCCCTGGCGACGCTGGCCCAGGGCGCGGCGCGCGGCCGCACGGTGACGCTCGCGGAGGCGAAGGCGCTCGCCGAGTCCAGCCAGCCCGCCGGAGACCTGCCAGTGGTGGTGGACGCGAAGGTGGTGGAGCAGCTCAACCGGCTCATCGGCACGGAGAAGGGCCGCGCCTTCATGAAGCGCGCGCTGGCGAACCTGGGGACGCACCGCGAGGCCCTGCTGACGGGCCTGCGCGCCAGGAACCTGCCCGAGGGGCTGCTGGCCGTGGCGGTGGTGGAGTCCGCGGTGACGAACATGTCCGAGACGGACGGACGCCCGTCGCTGGCCCCCGGCATGCGCGGCGCGGGCGTGTGGATGTTCATCCCCGAGACGGCGCGCCGCTACGGGCTGGAGGTGAGCGCCACCAAGGACGAGCGGCTGGACGTGACGCGCGAGACGCAGGCCGCCGCGGCCCTGCTGTCGGACCTGCACGCGCAGTACAGCGACTGGCGGCTGGCGCTCGCGGCCTACAACCAGGGCGACAAGAAGGTGGCCGAGGCGCTCGCCCAGGGCGGCAGCCGCGACGTGAGCGCGCTCATGGCCTCCGGCCGGCTCAACGACTACACGGCCACCGTGCAGGCCGGTCTGCTCATCGTCCGCAATCCGCACCTGCTGGACTGA
- a CDS encoding RNA polymerase sigma factor, whose product MALLSAVKMVLAGAPPSDMDRERALLRRARAGDPAAFRTLFERHAPGVWRFLRDLLRDEAAADEATQETFVRAHGRLGALRDEDRLGAWLLGIARHVYLESRRSRGVHVDVDDEEHASRVEAVLPTPTPEDLLLDRELEGLLADALGMLREERRAALLLRIDHGLPYEEIASVMGWSPQKVKNEIHRARLQLREQLAAHVGGRP is encoded by the coding sequence GTGGCCCTTCTTTCCGCGGTGAAGATGGTGCTGGCAGGTGCGCCCCCGTCCGACATGGACCGGGAGCGGGCCCTGCTGCGCCGTGCGCGTGCCGGCGACCCCGCCGCCTTCCGGACGCTCTTCGAGCGCCATGCCCCCGGCGTGTGGCGCTTCCTGCGGGACTTGCTCCGCGACGAGGCCGCCGCCGACGAGGCGACGCAGGAGACCTTCGTCCGCGCCCACGGGCGGCTCGGCGCGCTGCGCGACGAGGACCGGTTGGGTGCGTGGCTGCTGGGCATCGCCCGGCACGTGTACCTGGAGTCCCGTCGCAGCCGCGGCGTGCATGTGGACGTGGACGACGAGGAGCACGCCAGCCGCGTGGAGGCCGTGCTCCCCACGCCCACGCCGGAGGACCTGCTGCTGGACCGCGAGCTGGAGGGACTGCTGGCCGACGCACTCGGCATGCTGCGCGAGGAGCGACGCGCGGCGCTGCTGCTGCGCATCGACCACGGCCTTCCCTACGAGGAGATTGCGTCGGTCATGGGCTGGTCCCCGCAGAAGGTGAAGAACGAAATCCACCGCGCCCGGCTGCAGCTCCGCGAGCAACTGGCCGCCCACGTGGGAGGCCGGCCATGA
- a CDS encoding S8 family serine peptidase, producing the protein MKRWVWLGLVGGLVACTEKPPPSQVEPQVCPGTEQESLPNPAQAQALKVEDGLEDVLITFRPRVSASAKARADAFATDVARVGGQVKRRFPNLNLVSARLSAEAREALAKNPDVVSVRPNRTVHAFGMPRLPTSTWLHGTPNTAGSVGEYTPGLKMIQATEVWDANNDGVLDTGSASGTNVKVCVIDSGWDDRHPELKAAYIGGMDFIDHEDTIPGDGPLDRALQDGVYVYGGGHGTHTAATIAAQLGVGGKVRPGKEPNGVAGVAPTVSLLIARVLDVTGSGKTDDVVAAVEWCSSQGADIASLSLGSNSPDEDEKLAFEKALEGGMLSFAATGNSGADRVAYPAAYPSVVAVGAVNFSGEWAPFSQFGPQVSLVGPGVDVLSASIVGASPFADVQAGGTHFTSDPLEYSAINTYTGRLINCGLGDSVTSCGEEANCSGFVAYVDRGGGLYFEEKARHVIQAGAKAVIVGNNVAEDPEGGFTLGASSPIWVPTTWVPLDIANTIKGLVGQQVTVDVTGSDYLVQSGTSMATPHVAGAAALLMSARPDLKPAQVRDVLEKSARPLGPEGRDNQYGFGLVQAADAIKYANANIPVP; encoded by the coding sequence TGGGCTGGAGGACGTGCTCATCACCTTCCGGCCCCGCGTGTCCGCCAGCGCCAAGGCTCGCGCCGACGCGTTCGCCACCGACGTGGCACGCGTGGGCGGTCAGGTGAAGCGCCGCTTCCCCAACCTCAACCTCGTGTCCGCGCGGCTGTCGGCCGAGGCGCGCGAGGCGCTGGCGAAGAATCCGGACGTGGTGTCGGTGCGGCCCAACCGCACGGTGCACGCCTTCGGGATGCCCCGGCTCCCCACCAGCACCTGGCTGCACGGCACTCCCAACACCGCCGGCTCCGTGGGCGAGTACACCCCGGGCCTGAAGATGATCCAGGCGACCGAGGTCTGGGATGCCAACAACGACGGTGTGCTGGACACGGGGAGCGCGTCGGGCACGAACGTCAAGGTGTGCGTCATCGACAGCGGCTGGGATGACCGGCACCCCGAGCTGAAGGCGGCCTACATCGGCGGCATGGACTTCATCGACCACGAAGACACCATTCCAGGCGACGGACCGCTGGACCGCGCCCTGCAGGATGGCGTCTACGTGTATGGCGGCGGCCATGGCACGCACACCGCGGCCACCATTGCGGCGCAGCTCGGCGTGGGTGGCAAGGTGCGCCCGGGCAAGGAGCCCAACGGCGTGGCGGGCGTGGCGCCCACCGTGTCGCTGCTGATTGCCCGCGTGCTGGATGTGACGGGCAGTGGCAAGACGGACGACGTCGTCGCCGCCGTCGAATGGTGCAGCTCGCAGGGCGCGGACATCGCCTCGCTGTCGCTGGGCTCGAACTCGCCGGATGAGGACGAGAAGCTGGCCTTCGAGAAGGCGCTGGAGGGCGGCATGCTGTCCTTCGCGGCCACCGGCAACTCCGGCGCGGACAGGGTCGCGTATCCCGCCGCCTATCCGTCCGTGGTGGCCGTGGGCGCGGTGAACTTCAGCGGCGAGTGGGCTCCCTTCTCCCAGTTCGGCCCGCAGGTGTCGCTGGTGGGGCCGGGAGTGGACGTGCTGAGCGCGAGCATCGTCGGCGCCTCGCCGTTCGCGGATGTCCAGGCGGGGGGGACGCACTTCACGTCCGACCCGCTGGAGTACTCGGCCATCAACACCTACACGGGCCGGCTGATCAACTGCGGCCTGGGGGACAGCGTCACCTCGTGCGGCGAGGAGGCCAACTGCTCGGGCTTCGTGGCGTATGTGGACCGCGGCGGCGGCCTCTACTTCGAGGAGAAGGCGCGCCATGTCATCCAGGCGGGTGCCAAGGCCGTCATCGTCGGCAACAACGTCGCGGAGGACCCGGAAGGCGGCTTCACGCTCGGCGCGTCGTCCCCCATCTGGGTGCCCACGACGTGGGTGCCCCTGGATATCGCCAACACCATCAAGGGACTCGTCGGGCAGCAGGTGACGGTGGACGTCACCGGCTCGGATTACCTGGTGCAGTCGGGGACCTCCATGGCCACGCCCCACGTGGCGGGCGCGGCCGCCCTCCTGATGAGCGCGCGCCCGGACCTCAAGCCCGCCCAGGTGCGCGACGTGCTGGAGAAGAGCGCCAGGCCCCTGGGCCCCGAAGGGCGGGACAATCAGTACGGCTTCGGTCTGGTGCAGGCCGCCGACGCCATCAAGTACGCGAACGCGAACATCCCCGTGCCCTGA
- a CDS encoding FruA-associating protein, FapA, whose protein sequence is MTTTLEHVGFNKVTSLYPEEHELLAPEQVALTPQNVARLRQKASQWLTRAQKEFHDAVFARDGSDEGLDRYASARAELDSAEAWALRVAEAVSQQRD, encoded by the coding sequence ATGACTACGACCCTTGAACATGTTGGTTTCAACAAGGTGACGTCGCTGTACCCGGAAGAGCATGAGCTGTTGGCTCCTGAACAGGTGGCCCTCACGCCGCAGAACGTGGCGCGGCTGCGACAGAAGGCGAGCCAGTGGCTCACCCGCGCACAGAAGGAGTTCCATGACGCCGTCTTCGCGCGCGACGGCTCCGACGAGGGGCTGGACCGCTACGCGAGCGCACGCGCGGAGCTGGACTCGGCGGAGGCCTGGGCCCTGCGCGTGGCAGAGGCCGTCAGCCAGCAGCGGGACTGA
- a CDS encoding BlaI/MecI/CopY family transcriptional regulator translates to MASKPEPEAPRPLTPVELELMQFVWKQGEVSVADVLAALPPERALAYTSVSTVLRILEQKGVVRSRKQGRGHLYSAVLPREAYEAQSVRHLVDTLFSGTPSALVARLVEAVPLAPDEVEQIRKLLKAKGDKS, encoded by the coding sequence GTGGCCAGCAAACCCGAGCCCGAAGCGCCCCGGCCGTTGACGCCGGTGGAGCTCGAGCTGATGCAATTCGTGTGGAAGCAGGGTGAGGTGAGCGTGGCGGACGTGCTCGCCGCGCTGCCGCCGGAGCGCGCGCTCGCGTACACCTCGGTGTCCACCGTCCTTCGGATTCTGGAGCAGAAGGGCGTGGTGCGAAGCCGCAAGCAGGGGCGGGGGCACCTGTACTCGGCGGTACTGCCGCGCGAGGCGTACGAGGCACAGAGCGTGCGCCACCTGGTGGACACGCTCTTCTCGGGCACGCCGTCCGCGCTCGTGGCCCGGCTGGTGGAGGCCGTGCCGCTGGCGCCCGACGAGGTGGAGCAGATCCGCAAGCTGCTCAAGGCGAAGGGGGACAAGTCATGA
- a CDS encoding bifunctional 3-(3-hydroxy-phenyl)propionate/3-hydroxycinnamic acid hydroxylase yields MGCDSQQSDMQVDVIISGCGPVGALTGNLLGLMGVKTLLLERDTAPHGEPRAFSCDDEGLRIYQATGLLELLQKDMRETRFAEYVGGSGKRFAEIHTGEADFGFGHTPLWFFHQPLLEGALRDGLRRFPHVELRTGVAFESADQRPDGVTVRYREVASGEERTVRARYLLACDGARSAVRKSLGIPMSGKAYGEPWLAVSGTIDGEAPDICRFVCDPKRPAFVATGAVNQLRWEFMMLPGETREELEKPETIGKLIAPYIDPKRVHIERAQVYTFHCLSAARWREGNIFLLGDAAHTMPPFMGQGLVSGLRDAANLAWKLKRVIHGQAPATLLDTYEAERRPHVAEVQKLCVRVGHLFLARNPVLAAARDALMRTLQRIPSVRDFIQGFKFKQPPLHENGFYFGGKGTYFIQPRVRLESGEEVLLDDALGNDFTVMCRWDAPQAELTAARELAESLGGRLVTFRPEAAKSEASAVVDVTGKLTEWFSRQAADVVVLRPDRFVFGAVKAARLPELREALGV; encoded by the coding sequence ATGGGTTGTGACAGCCAGCAGTCCGACATGCAGGTCGATGTCATCATTAGCGGCTGCGGTCCGGTGGGGGCGCTCACGGGCAACCTGCTCGGACTGATGGGTGTGAAGACGCTGCTGCTGGAGCGGGACACCGCGCCGCACGGCGAGCCGCGGGCCTTCTCGTGCGACGACGAGGGGCTGCGCATCTACCAGGCCACGGGGCTCCTGGAGCTGCTCCAGAAGGACATGCGGGAGACGCGCTTCGCCGAGTACGTGGGCGGCTCCGGCAAGCGCTTCGCCGAGATTCACACGGGCGAGGCGGACTTCGGCTTCGGGCACACGCCGCTGTGGTTCTTCCACCAGCCGCTGCTGGAGGGCGCGCTGCGCGACGGGCTGCGCCGCTTCCCGCACGTGGAGCTGCGCACGGGCGTGGCCTTCGAGAGCGCGGACCAGCGCCCCGACGGGGTGACGGTGCGCTACCGCGAGGTGGCCAGCGGCGAGGAGCGCACGGTGCGCGCGCGGTACCTGCTGGCGTGTGACGGCGCGCGCAGCGCGGTGCGCAAGTCGCTGGGCATCCCCATGTCGGGCAAGGCCTACGGCGAGCCCTGGCTGGCGGTGTCCGGCACCATCGACGGGGAGGCGCCCGACATCTGCCGCTTCGTGTGCGACCCGAAGCGCCCCGCCTTCGTGGCGACGGGCGCGGTGAATCAGCTCCGCTGGGAGTTCATGATGCTGCCCGGCGAGACGCGCGAGGAGCTGGAGAAGCCGGAGACGATTGGGAAGCTCATCGCGCCGTACATCGACCCGAAGCGCGTCCACATCGAGCGCGCGCAGGTGTACACGTTCCACTGCCTCAGCGCGGCGCGCTGGCGCGAGGGCAACATCTTCCTGCTGGGCGACGCGGCGCACACCATGCCGCCCTTCATGGGCCAGGGGCTGGTGTCCGGCCTGCGCGACGCGGCGAACCTCGCCTGGAAGCTGAAGCGGGTGATTCACGGGCAGGCGCCCGCGACGCTGCTGGACACCTACGAGGCGGAGCGCCGCCCGCACGTGGCGGAGGTGCAGAAGCTGTGCGTGCGTGTGGGGCACCTGTTCCTGGCGCGCAACCCCGTGCTGGCCGCGGCCCGCGACGCGCTGATGCGCACGCTGCAGCGGATTCCGAGCGTGCGCGACTTCATCCAGGGCTTCAAGTTCAAGCAGCCCCCGCTCCACGAGAACGGCTTCTACTTCGGGGGCAAGGGCACGTACTTCATCCAGCCCCGCGTGCGGCTGGAGTCGGGGGAGGAGGTGCTCCTCGACGACGCCCTGGGAAACGACTTCACGGTGATGTGCCGGTGGGACGCTCCCCAGGCGGAGCTGACCGCGGCGCGCGAGCTGGCCGAGTCCCTGGGGGGCCGGCTGGTGACGTTCCGCCCCGAGGCCGCGAAGTCCGAGGCCTCCGCCGTGGTGGACGTCACCGGGAAGCTGACGGAGTGGTTCTCCCGCCAGGCCGCCGACGTGGTGGTGCTGCGTCCGGACCGCTTCGTCTTCGGCGCGGTGAAGGCCGCGCGCCTCCCGGAGCTGCGCGAGGCGCTGGGCGTCTGA